A genome region from Bacillaceae bacterium IKA-2 includes the following:
- the rarD gene encoding EamA family transporter RarD — translation MEKKIDNQSLGILAALGAYIIWGFLPLYWKLLNHVSAGEVLAHRVIWSLVLMIVILLLSGQFRSFIKEVKVIFSTKKQLLLMFLAALFISLNWFTFIWAVTNEMLVETSLGYYINPLISVVIGLFIFKEKLTRYQIISFSLAAIGVLILVIYTGGIPLISLILAFSFAFYGAIKKMSKVSALTGLAVETLMVTPFALLYLTIIHTSIRDAFYFQSEATLGLLIGAGAATAIPLLLFAIGARRIPLSMIGFLQYLAPTIMLVIGVFLYGETFSKSHLFAFSFIWAGLAIYTFSKSKLLNRTQQLEPEKQKRPAS, via the coding sequence ATGGAGAAGAAAATAGACAACCAAAGTCTTGGAATTTTAGCAGCGCTAGGCGCCTATATAATATGGGGATTTTTACCCCTTTACTGGAAATTACTAAATCATGTTTCAGCAGGTGAAGTTCTTGCTCACCGGGTTATTTGGTCGCTTGTATTAATGATTGTAATCTTACTACTATCAGGTCAGTTTCGTAGTTTTATTAAAGAAGTAAAAGTGATTTTTTCAACAAAGAAACAGCTATTATTAATGTTTTTAGCAGCTCTTTTTATTAGTTTGAACTGGTTTACGTTTATTTGGGCAGTTACCAATGAAATGTTAGTTGAAACAAGTCTAGGATATTACATAAATCCGCTTATCAGCGTCGTTATTGGTCTGTTTATATTTAAGGAAAAACTAACAAGGTATCAAATAATTTCCTTTAGTTTAGCGGCGATTGGTGTCTTGATTTTAGTGATCTATACAGGCGGGATTCCATTAATTTCATTAATTTTAGCTTTTAGTTTTGCTTTTTACGGAGCAATTAAAAAGATGAGCAAAGTAAGTGCTTTAACAGGTCTTGCTGTTGAAACATTAATGGTGACACCATTTGCTTTACTCTACTTAACTATTATTCATACAAGTATTCGTGATGCTTTTTACTTTCAATCCGAAGCTACACTTGGATTATTAATCGGTGCTGGTGCTGCTACTGCGATACCACTACTGTTATTCGCGATTGGCGCTAGACGAATTCCGCTATCAATGATCGGTTTTTTACAGTATCTTGCTCCGACTATTATGTTAGTTATTGGCGTATTCCTGTATGGTGAAACATTCAGCAAGAGTCATCTCTTCGCTTTCTCATTTATTTGGGCTGGACTGGCCATCTACACCTTTTCTAAGTCGAAGTTGTTAAATCGAACGCAGCAACTTGAACCAGAGAAGCAAAAACGGCCTGCAAGCTAA
- a CDS encoding ABC transporter substrate-binding protein — protein sequence MFKKNYFLLALLLLVTIFIISACSSDDANAPVNDSNAENNGNNDVAEEPAAEPAEEQVLIFARGGDSVSLDYASVTDGESSRVTKQIYETLVEFDQDSFEYGEGLATDWSWDDDGLRFVFQLREGVEFHDGTDFNAEAVKVNFERWADAEHPFAFTDDNYVYSVYGTQFGGFKGDDSHVIDEINILGDFEIEFILNRPLGSFMQNMGMSYFAITSPAAFEEHGSKINENPVGTGPFKFVSWAKDDSIILDKNENYWQEGLPKLDRVIFQVIPDNSARLTALRSGEIDIMDGLSPDDIATVESDAAYQLFERSTNNVGYLGFHTEKEPFDNVLVRRAINHAVNKEALIGALYGGLAQSAKNAVPPGYLGYNDDIEEYEFNPEKAKELLTEAGFPDGFEFELWTMPVARPYMPNPERAAEALQADLADVGLTAKIVTMEWATYLEKTTLGEQDVFMLGWSGVNGDPDYFLANLLSADAIPGGNRTFYRNADVTRILDEAKTIVDPAIRDELYKEAQRLIHEDAPMVPLVHSVPILAGGANVKGYVAHPSTSEVLSFVELTN from the coding sequence ATGTTCAAGAAAAACTATTTTCTGTTGGCACTTTTACTACTAGTGACGATTTTTATCATTAGTGCTTGTAGTAGTGACGACGCAAATGCTCCTGTTAATGACTCTAATGCAGAGAATAATGGGAACAATGATGTAGCAGAGGAACCAGCAGCAGAACCAGCAGAAGAGCAAGTATTAATTTTTGCAAGAGGTGGAGACTCAGTTAGTTTAGACTATGCTAGTGTTACTGATGGTGAATCTTCACGTGTAACAAAACAAATTTATGAAACTTTAGTTGAATTTGATCAAGACTCATTTGAGTATGGTGAAGGTTTAGCAACAGATTGGAGTTGGGACGATGACGGTTTACGTTTCGTATTTCAACTTCGTGAAGGCGTCGAGTTTCATGATGGAACAGACTTTAATGCAGAGGCTGTAAAAGTTAACTTTGAGCGTTGGGCCGATGCAGAGCACCCTTTTGCGTTTACAGATGATAACTACGTTTATAGTGTATATGGAACACAGTTTGGTGGTTTTAAAGGTGATGACTCTCACGTAATCGATGAGATTAATATTTTAGGTGATTTTGAAATTGAGTTTATTTTAAATAGACCATTAGGATCATTTATGCAAAATATGGGAATGAGTTATTTTGCGATTACGTCTCCTGCTGCTTTTGAGGAGCATGGTAGTAAAATTAATGAAAACCCTGTTGGAACAGGACCTTTTAAATTTGTAAGTTGGGCAAAAGATGATTCGATCATTCTTGATAAAAATGAAAATTATTGGCAAGAAGGCTTACCAAAGCTTGATCGCGTTATCTTTCAAGTTATTCCAGACAACTCAGCTCGTTTAACTGCTTTACGCAGTGGAGAAATTGATATTATGGATGGTTTAAGCCCAGATGATATAGCAACGGTAGAATCAGATGCCGCGTATCAGTTATTTGAGCGATCAACAAATAATGTTGGTTACTTAGGGTTCCACACGGAAAAAGAACCATTTGATAATGTTCTTGTTAGAAGAGCAATTAATCATGCGGTTAATAAAGAAGCGTTAATTGGTGCGTTGTATGGCGGATTGGCTCAATCAGCTAAAAATGCTGTCCCGCCAGGGTATTTAGGTTACAACGATGATATTGAAGAGTATGAGTTTAATCCTGAAAAGGCTAAAGAACTATTAACAGAAGCTGGATTTCCTGATGGCTTTGAATTCGAACTTTGGACAATGCCGGTAGCTAGACCATACATGCCAAATCCAGAGCGTGCTGCTGAAGCTTTACAAGCTGATTTAGCAGATGTCGGTCTTACAGCAAAAATTGTTACAATGGAATGGGCAACTTACCTTGAGAAAACAACTTTAGGTGAGCAAGATGTGTTTATGCTAGGTTGGTCTGGAGTAAACGGTGATCCTGATTACTTCTTAGCTAACTTATTAAGTGCAGATGCAATTCCAGGTGGTAACCGTACGTTCTATCGTAATGCAGATGTTACTAGAATCCTAGATGAAGCAAAAACAATCGTCGATCCTGCAATTAGAGATGAGCTTTACAAAGAAGCGCAAAGGTTAATTCACGAAGATGCGCCAATGGTTCCACTAGTTCACTCTGTACCAATTTTAGCTGGTGGTGCGAATGTTAAAGGTTACGTGGCACACCCATCTACAAGTGAAGTGTTATCTTTTGTAGAATTAACAAACTAA
- a CDS encoding ABC transporter ATP-binding protein, translating to MDDVVLELDHLHTHFFTDSGEIPAVDGVSLKIHKGEVVGIVGESGCGKSVTSLSIMRLVPEPPGKIVSGNILFKGEDIVKATNRRMRKIRGNEIAMIFQEPMTSLNPLFTIGDQLIEAIRNHNKLSKKAARLKAINMLNKVGIPRADQIVDEYPHQLSGGMRQRVMIAMAMSCDPELLIADEPTTALDVTIQAQILDLMKKLNKELGSAILLITHDLGVVSEICQRVIVMYSGKVVEESDVRTILKEPKHPYTQGLIRSLPKIHTKEERLYSIPGQVPKPGSIKVGCRFAPRCEQVMEKCYEVTPELVTVSEGHTCRCFLYSEESEGSKDE from the coding sequence TTGGATGATGTTGTTTTAGAACTTGATCATTTACATACGCACTTTTTTACAGACTCTGGAGAAATTCCGGCTGTTGATGGAGTCAGTTTAAAAATACATAAGGGTGAAGTGGTTGGAATTGTAGGGGAATCTGGGTGTGGAAAAAGTGTAACATCACTTTCAATTATGAGGCTCGTTCCAGAACCACCTGGAAAAATTGTTTCTGGTAATATTTTGTTTAAAGGTGAAGACATTGTTAAAGCAACAAATCGTCGAATGAGGAAGATCCGCGGAAATGAAATTGCGATGATTTTTCAAGAACCTATGACGTCTTTAAATCCATTGTTTACGATTGGAGACCAATTAATCGAAGCAATTAGAAATCATAATAAGCTATCAAAAAAAGCGGCTAGGCTTAAAGCGATCAATATGCTTAACAAAGTCGGTATTCCAAGAGCAGACCAAATCGTCGATGAATACCCTCATCAACTTTCAGGAGGGATGAGACAGCGTGTTATGATCGCCATGGCTATGTCCTGTGACCCTGAGCTACTAATTGCTGATGAACCGACAACAGCCCTTGATGTAACTATTCAAGCACAAATCTTAGACTTGATGAAAAAATTAAATAAGGAACTAGGCTCTGCAATTTTATTGATTACTCACGATCTTGGTGTCGTTTCAGAAATTTGTCAGCGGGTAATCGTTATGTATTCTGGCAAAGTTGTCGAAGAAAGTGATGTTCGCACAATTTTAAAAGAGCCTAAGCATCCTTATACACAAGGATTGATCCGTTCTTTACCAAAAATACATACAAAAGAAGAACGATTGTATTCAATCCCTGGCCAAGTCCCAAAACCAGGTTCAATAAAGGTAGGTTGTCGCTTTGCTCCAAGATGCGAACAGGTAATGGAGAAGTGTTATGAAGTAACTCCAGAATTAGTTACAGTAAGTGAAGGTCATACTTGTCGCTGCTTCCTTTATTCAGAAGAAAGTGAGGGATCAAAGGATGAGTAA
- a CDS encoding ABC transporter permease, which produces METIRAEQVNVPNQDSPKQDPPRAEFEAVSPWRDSFRQLKKNKLAVVGLCIIAFFIIVAVFAPLISGYAYDDTDLPNRLQSPSSVNWFGTDDLGRDIFSRIAYGARISLMVGFFAVTGALFFGTILGVVAGYFGKWIDMLISRIFDIMLAFPSILLAIAIVAILGPSLQNALIAIAIINIPIFGRLVRSKVISIREEEYIMAAKAQGMKNGRIILHHVLPNSLAPIIVQATLGFGTAILEAAALGFLGLGAQAPMPEWGKMLSDSRQFIQTAPWTVLFPGFSIMLVVLGFNMIGDGLRDALDPKMKQ; this is translated from the coding sequence ATGGAAACAATTCGAGCAGAACAAGTAAATGTTCCTAATCAAGACTCTCCAAAACAAGATCCTCCTAGAGCGGAGTTTGAAGCAGTTTCTCCGTGGCGAGATTCATTTAGGCAATTAAAGAAAAATAAATTAGCTGTAGTGGGACTTTGTATCATTGCTTTCTTTATTATTGTGGCTGTTTTTGCACCGTTAATATCAGGCTATGCTTACGATGACACAGATTTACCAAATCGTCTGCAATCACCGTCGAGTGTAAATTGGTTTGGAACAGATGATTTAGGGAGAGATATATTTAGTCGAATTGCTTACGGAGCAAGAATATCTTTAATGGTAGGATTTTTTGCCGTAACAGGAGCGTTATTTTTTGGAACAATATTAGGAGTTGTAGCAGGTTATTTTGGAAAATGGATCGATATGCTTATATCGAGAATTTTTGATATTATGCTAGCATTTCCTAGCATTTTACTTGCCATTGCAATTGTTGCAATTTTAGGGCCATCTTTACAAAATGCTCTGATCGCAATTGCAATCATTAATATCCCGATATTCGGTCGACTAGTTCGGTCAAAAGTTATTAGTATCAGGGAAGAAGAGTATATCATGGCGGCAAAAGCACAAGGAATGAAGAATGGCAGAATTATCCTCCATCACGTCTTGCCAAATAGCTTGGCGCCAATCATTGTCCAGGCTACATTAGGCTTTGGTACAGCGATTTTAGAAGCTGCAGCATTAGGGTTTTTAGGGCTTGGTGCACAAGCGCCAATGCCGGAGTGGGGTAAAATGCTTTCTGATTCAAGACAATTCATTCAAACAGCACCGTGGACAGTTTTGTTTCCAGGCTTTTCGATCATGTTAGTTGTACTAGGTTTTAATATGATTGGTGACGGATTACGTGATGCACTCGATCCGAAAATGAAGCAATGA
- the proC gene encoding pyrroline-5-carboxylate reductase, with protein MKLLMIGAGRMAEAIISGLTENSEDIEITVTNNKDKKRLNKVAKQFGIKSATDWRFEVNQTDVIISAAPPSTHETIFHQLAPLLNGQLVITVAAGVDVSFMEAHLPKETPVCWIMPNTAAQQQKSISTFVCGQHVDSSHRKIIEMILASIGDYEEFSEQQVHDLTAITGSAPAFLYLFCEALETAATSYGLNKDQARKLVTKMVAGSAAMLEAGNSSDDLREQVTTPGGSTAAGLKVLADAQFKELLNKAVQATNSHAKGKAN; from the coding sequence ATGAAACTACTAATGATAGGTGCAGGAAGAATGGCAGAAGCGATTATTTCTGGATTAACAGAAAACAGCGAAGACATTGAAATAACAGTTACAAACAATAAAGACAAAAAGCGACTTAATAAGGTTGCAAAGCAGTTTGGAATAAAATCTGCCACTGATTGGCGTTTTGAAGTAAATCAGACTGACGTGATTATTTCAGCTGCCCCCCCAAGCACTCATGAAACAATATTTCATCAGTTAGCCCCGCTTTTAAACGGGCAACTGGTAATAACGGTTGCTGCAGGTGTTGACGTCAGCTTCATGGAAGCGCACCTTCCCAAAGAAACACCAGTTTGCTGGATTATGCCTAACACGGCAGCACAACAACAAAAGTCGATATCAACATTTGTTTGCGGCCAACATGTCGACAGTAGTCATCGTAAAATAATTGAAATGATTTTAGCTTCTATTGGTGACTATGAAGAATTCTCTGAACAACAAGTTCACGATTTAACTGCTATAACAGGTAGCGCGCCAGCTTTCCTCTATTTGTTTTGCGAAGCATTAGAAACAGCAGCAACAAGTTATGGACTTAACAAAGATCAAGCTCGAAAACTTGTTACAAAAATGGTAGCAGGATCAGCAGCGATGCTAGAGGCTGGTAATTCATCTGATGATTTACGTGAACAAGTAACTACTCCTGGCGGATCAACCGCAGCGGGACTAAAAGTATTAGCGGATGCACAGTTTAAAGAACTTCTTAATAAAGCTGTTCAAGCCACTAACTCTCACGCCAAAGGGAAGGCAAATTAG
- a CDS encoding ABC-F family ATP-binding cassette domain-containing protein: MSVLTVRDLSHGFGDRAIFNDVSFRLLKGEHIGFIGANGEGKSTFMDIITGKLQPDDGKVEWSKNVRVGYLDQHTALERGMTMRDVLKDAFKYLYNLETEMNQICDKMADATPDELEKLLEDMGSIQDMLSNNDFYVIDGKVEEIARGLGLDGIGLDKDVEDLSGGQRTKVLLAKLLLEKPDILLLDEPTNFLDEQHIEWLKRYLLDYENAFILISHDIPFLNSVINLIYHVQNQELNRYVGDYDHFMSVYEMKKSQLESAYKRQKQEISELKDFVARNKARVSTRNMAMSRQKKLDKMDVIELTREKPKPEFRFKLGRTTSKLIFEAKNLVIGYDEPLSKPLNLSMERGQKIALVGANGIGKTTLLRSIIGEINPLSGDVEKGDYQHIGYFEQEVKESNNNTCIEEVWGEFPAMDQREIRSSLAKCGLTHKHIESKVYVLSGGEKAKVRICKLINKETNILILDEPTNHLDVDAKAELKAALKDYKGSMLLICHEPEFYEDVVTDVWNCESWTTKLV; the protein is encoded by the coding sequence ATGAGTGTGTTAACGGTAAGAGATTTAAGTCACGGTTTTGGAGATCGCGCAATATTTAATGACGTTTCATTCCGCCTGCTTAAAGGTGAGCATATTGGCTTTATAGGTGCTAACGGTGAAGGTAAATCGACGTTCATGGACATTATTACCGGAAAGCTGCAACCTGATGACGGTAAAGTCGAATGGTCAAAAAATGTTCGTGTTGGCTACCTTGATCAGCATACTGCTTTAGAGCGTGGCATGACGATGCGCGATGTATTGAAGGATGCCTTTAAATATTTATATAATCTAGAAACTGAAATGAATCAAATATGCGATAAAATGGCTGATGCCACTCCGGATGAACTTGAGAAATTACTTGAAGACATGGGCTCAATTCAAGATATGCTTTCTAACAATGACTTTTATGTTATTGATGGTAAAGTAGAAGAAATTGCTCGCGGTCTTGGCTTAGACGGGATTGGACTTGATAAAGACGTTGAAGATCTAAGTGGTGGGCAAAGAACAAAAGTGCTCCTAGCAAAACTTCTCCTTGAAAAACCAGATATTTTACTATTGGATGAGCCAACAAACTTTTTAGATGAACAGCATATTGAATGGTTAAAACGCTACCTACTTGACTATGAAAATGCCTTCATCCTAATTTCCCATGACATTCCATTTTTAAATAGTGTCATCAACTTGATTTATCATGTCCAAAATCAAGAGCTAAATCGTTATGTTGGTGATTATGATCATTTTATGAGTGTTTATGAGATGAAGAAGTCGCAACTAGAATCGGCTTACAAGCGCCAGAAGCAAGAGATCTCTGAACTAAAAGACTTTGTTGCCCGCAATAAAGCTCGCGTTTCAACAAGAAATATGGCGATGTCTCGTCAAAAAAAGTTAGATAAAATGGATGTTATTGAGCTAACAAGAGAAAAACCCAAACCTGAGTTTCGCTTTAAATTAGGCCGAACAACTAGCAAACTAATTTTTGAAGCAAAAAATTTAGTCATCGGTTATGATGAACCACTATCAAAACCACTGAACCTGTCCATGGAACGCGGTCAGAAAATTGCTTTAGTTGGTGCCAACGGAATCGGAAAAACAACTTTACTTCGCAGTATTATTGGCGAAATTAATCCACTTTCAGGTGATGTTGAAAAAGGTGATTACCAGCATATCGGTTACTTTGAACAAGAAGTAAAAGAATCAAACAATAATACATGTATTGAAGAAGTTTGGGGTGAATTCCCTGCTATGGACCAACGTGAGATCCGCTCTAGCCTTGCAAAATGTGGTTTAACTCATAAGCATATCGAAAGTAAAGTATATGTTCTTAGTGGTGGCGAAAAAGCAAAAGTTCGTATTTGTAAGCTCATTAATAAAGAAACAAATATCCTTATCCTCGATGAGCCTACCAACCACTTAGATGTTGACGCTAAAGCTGAATTAAAAGCAGCCTTAAAAGACTATAAAGGAAGTATGCTACTGATTTGTCATGAACCTGAATTTTACGAAGACGTTGTTACCGATGTATGGAACTGCGAATCCTGGACGACAAAATTAGTTTAA
- a CDS encoding ABC transporter permease, which produces MFSYIIRRLYMLIPVLLGMSIVTFSIIHLIPGNPAQTILGEQASAQAIEELEERLGLNKPYIVQYGVYMKDLVQGDLGTSLRTKQEISKEMWPYLAATMELTFFAMLFAMVIGVNAGIISAWKQNSAFDYISMLIALIGVSMPIFWLALMQQWIFAQELAWLPAFGRNNPRSPIETITNFYIIDTIINGRFDQLWVAIKHLILPAIALGTIPMAIIARMTRSSMLEVLRSDYIRTVNAKGSKTVVVVYKHALKNALIPVLTVVGLQTGTLLGGAILTETIFSWPGIGRYIFEAIGNRDYPVIQSGILVVATMFVMINLFVDVMYTYIDPRIKF; this is translated from the coding sequence ATGTTTTCATATATTATTAGAAGACTTTACATGCTTATTCCTGTTTTACTAGGCATGTCTATAGTTACTTTTTCTATCATTCATTTAATCCCCGGAAACCCAGCACAAACGATTTTAGGAGAACAAGCATCAGCTCAAGCGATCGAAGAATTAGAAGAGCGGTTAGGTTTAAATAAACCTTATATCGTTCAATACGGAGTTTATATGAAGGACCTTGTGCAAGGCGATTTAGGAACCTCCTTACGTACAAAGCAAGAAATCTCTAAAGAAATGTGGCCTTATTTAGCAGCAACTATGGAACTGACTTTTTTTGCGATGCTTTTTGCAATGGTTATTGGAGTAAATGCGGGAATTATTAGTGCTTGGAAGCAAAATTCAGCTTTTGACTATATTAGTATGCTAATTGCCTTAATAGGAGTATCGATGCCAATTTTTTGGCTAGCTTTAATGCAGCAATGGATATTTGCTCAAGAGTTAGCTTGGTTACCAGCCTTTGGAAGAAATAACCCTCGGTCACCTATTGAAACAATAACAAACTTTTATATAATAGATACAATTATTAATGGTAGATTCGATCAATTATGGGTTGCCATTAAACATTTGATTTTACCAGCAATTGCCTTAGGGACGATTCCAATGGCGATCATTGCTAGGATGACGAGATCAAGTATGTTAGAAGTTTTACGAAGTGATTATATCCGAACAGTTAATGCCAAGGGTTCCAAAACTGTCGTCGTTGTGTACAAGCACGCATTAAAAAATGCCTTAATTCCGGTTCTTACAGTAGTAGGCTTACAAACGGGGACTCTTTTAGGTGGAGCAATTTTGACAGAAACGATTTTCAGTTGGCCTGGAATCGGTAGATACATTTTTGAGGCGATCGGAAATCGTGATTATCCCGTAATTCAATCGGGAATACTTGTTGTCGCGACAATGTTTGTGATGATTAATTTATTTGTTGACGTTATGTATACTTATATTGATCCAAGGATCAAATTTTGA
- a CDS encoding dipeptide ABC transporter ATP-binding protein: MSKVLLEVNNLKKYFDIKGGVFGKKVGEVKAVDDVSFLVYQGEVLGIVGESGCGKSTTGKAILRLIEPTDGSIKFNGTDITTLSEEEMRKLRRDMQMIFQDPYASLNPRHNVEKILTEPLLIHGIGTKKERKQRVKELLEVVGLDSYHAPRYPHQFSGGQRQRIGIARALAVNPKLIICDEPVSALDVSVQAQILNLMEDLKKEFGLTYIFIAHDLSVVKHISDRVGVMYLGRMVELADKDDFYANPHHPYSKALLSAVPVPDPDIKNERMIIEGDVPSPSNPPTGCAFHTRCPECMDICKAERPVFKEISDRHFVACHLYE, from the coding sequence ATGAGTAAAGTTTTGCTTGAGGTAAATAATTTAAAAAAGTACTTTGATATCAAAGGTGGAGTTTTTGGGAAGAAGGTAGGCGAGGTAAAGGCAGTTGATGACGTTTCTTTCTTGGTTTATCAAGGTGAGGTGTTGGGGATTGTCGGGGAAAGTGGTTGTGGGAAATCAACTACTGGAAAAGCGATTTTACGGCTAATTGAACCAACAGATGGATCCATTAAATTTAATGGCACAGATATTACAACGCTATCTGAGGAGGAGATGAGAAAACTCCGTCGTGATATGCAAATGATTTTCCAAGATCCATACGCTTCACTTAATCCAAGACACAATGTTGAAAAAATCTTAACCGAGCCGCTATTAATTCATGGTATTGGAACAAAAAAAGAGCGGAAGCAAAGGGTAAAAGAATTATTAGAAGTTGTCGGACTGGATTCCTATCATGCCCCACGTTATCCCCATCAATTTAGTGGGGGGCAACGACAAAGAATTGGTATAGCAAGAGCTCTTGCCGTTAACCCAAAATTAATTATTTGTGATGAACCTGTTTCTGCTTTAGATGTTTCCGTCCAAGCTCAAATTTTAAACTTAATGGAAGATTTAAAGAAAGAGTTTGGGTTAACATATATTTTTATTGCTCATGATTTAAGCGTGGTTAAACATATTAGTGATCGTGTCGGCGTAATGTATTTAGGGAGGATGGTAGAGTTAGCTGACAAGGACGATTTCTATGCTAACCCACATCATCCGTATTCGAAAGCGTTACTTTCAGCGGTACCGGTTCCTGATCCAGATATAAAAAATGAACGAATGATCATTGAAGGTGATGTACCAAGTCCTTCAAACCCTCCAACAGGCTGTGCGTTTCATACAAGATGTCCTGAATGCATGGATATTTGTAAAGCGGAGCGACCAGTTTTTAAAGAGATATCTGATAGACACTTTGTGGCTTGTCACCTTTATGAATAA
- a CDS encoding ATP-binding cassette domain-containing protein has protein sequence MITVSNVSLRFGDRKLFEDVNIKFAPGNCYGLIGANGAGKSTFLQILSGELESQSGDVRLGPGERLAVLKQNHYEYEEVEVMTVVIMGHARLYEVMQEKDAIYMKPDFSDEDGMKAAELEGEFADMNGWEAESEAAVLLKGLGIGDNLHTQKMADLTGGDKVKVLLAQALFGKPEVLLLDEPTNHLDIKAIRWLEEFLINFENTVIVVSHDRYFLNKVCTHIADLDFGKIQLYVGNYDFWYESSQLAQRLAQDTNKKKEEKIKELQGFIARFSANASKSKQATSRKKSLDKITLDDIRPSSRRYPFVGFTQEREVGNDLLKVEGLTKTIGGEKVLDNVSFIMNKGDKIALVGKDELAKTTLFKILMDEMEPDSGSFKWGVTTTHGYFPKDNNKFFEGSDLNLVDWLRQFSPIDDSENFLRGFLGRMLFSGEEVLKKASVLSGGEKVRCMLSKMMLSGSNVLLLDEPTNHLDLESITALNNGLTAFKGSMIFASHDHQFIQTIANRIFDFTPHGLVDREMKYDEYLETIKK, from the coding sequence ATGATTACTGTTTCGAATGTTAGTTTACGTTTTGGAGATAGAAAACTATTTGAAGATGTGAATATTAAGTTTGCACCGGGTAACTGTTACGGGCTTATTGGGGCTAATGGTGCCGGAAAATCAACATTTTTACAAATTTTATCAGGAGAACTCGAATCACAAAGTGGTGATGTACGTCTAGGACCAGGTGAACGTCTTGCCGTTTTAAAGCAGAACCACTATGAGTATGAGGAAGTAGAAGTAATGACCGTTGTTATTATGGGACACGCTCGCCTATATGAAGTCATGCAAGAAAAAGATGCGATTTACATGAAGCCTGATTTTTCTGATGAAGACGGGATGAAAGCTGCTGAACTTGAAGGTGAGTTTGCGGATATGAACGGTTGGGAAGCTGAAAGTGAAGCGGCTGTTCTTCTTAAAGGACTTGGCATTGGCGATAACTTACACACTCAAAAAATGGCTGATTTAACAGGTGGCGATAAAGTAAAAGTACTATTGGCACAAGCTCTTTTTGGTAAGCCTGAAGTTCTTCTACTAGATGAGCCTACCAACCATTTAGATATAAAAGCGATTCGATGGCTTGAGGAGTTTCTAATTAATTTCGAAAATACGGTTATCGTTGTTTCCCATGACCGTTATTTCCTTAACAAAGTTTGTACGCATATTGCTGACTTGGATTTTGGCAAAATTCAACTTTACGTCGGAAACTATGATTTTTGGTATGAAAGTAGTCAGCTCGCTCAAAGATTGGCTCAAGATACTAATAAGAAGAAAGAAGAAAAAATTAAAGAGCTGCAAGGCTTTATTGCCCGCTTTAGTGCAAATGCATCAAAATCAAAGCAAGCAACATCACGGAAAAAGTCATTAGATAAAATTACCTTAGATGATATACGACCATCATCTCGCCGCTATCCATTCGTCGGTTTTACACAGGAACGCGAAGTTGGTAATGACCTCCTTAAAGTTGAAGGATTAACAAAAACAATTGGTGGCGAAAAAGTTTTAGATAATGTTTCTTTTATCATGAACAAAGGAGACAAAATTGCCCTTGTCGGTAAAGATGAACTTGCAAAAACGACTCTTTTCAAAATTTTAATGGATGAAATGGAACCTGATAGTGGATCGTTCAAATGGGGAGTTACAACTACTCATGGCTACTTTCCAAAAGATAATAATAAATTTTTTGAAGGCAGCGATCTAAACTTAGTCGATTGGTTACGACAGTTTTCACCTATAGATGATAGCGAAAATTTCCTACGTGGTTTCTTAGGAAGAATGCTTTTCTCTGGTGAAGAAGTTTTGAAAAAGGCTAGTGTCTTATCGGGTGGCGAGAAAGTTCGTTGTATGCTTTCAAAAATGATGTTAAGTGGTTCAAACGTGTTACTACTGGATGAGCCAACAAACCATCTTGATTTAGAATCTATTACGGCTCTAAATAATGGGTTAACTGCTTTTAAAGGTTCAATGATTTTCGCTTCTCACGATCATCAGTTCATTCAAACAATCGCGAACCGAATTTTCGATTTCACACCACATGGTTTAGTTGATAGGGAAATGAAATATGATGAGTATTTAGAAACAATTAAGAAATAA